In the genome of Dickeya fangzhongdai, one region contains:
- a CDS encoding DegT/DnrJ/EryC1/StrS family aminotransferase, protein MSKNIYVTSPLLPPLDEFMPYLEKIWDNKYLTNGGPFHQQLEQALAEYLGVKHLCLFTNGTLALLTALQALRITGEVITTPYSFVATSHSLLWNNLKPVFVDIDPVTCNLDPKKIEEAITPLTSAILPVHCYGIPCDVDRIQNIADVYGLKVIYDAAHSFGVKKDGDSILNYGDLSILSFHATKVFNTIEGGAIICPDAKMKKRIDYLKNFGFADETTVVAPGINGKMNEVQAAFGLLQLNYIDQALEDRKRIYHYYRDGLAQINSIRTLSVPDSIDWNYAYFPLFVNDYSFDVREKLYDALKEHGIMSRRYFYPLISSFPMYRGLGSASAENLPVATDIANAVLCLPIYPGLETGDQDRIIEIIGRTLSENVR, encoded by the coding sequence ATGAGCAAGAACATCTATGTAACGAGCCCTTTACTGCCTCCGCTTGATGAATTTATGCCCTATCTGGAAAAGATATGGGATAACAAATATCTGACGAACGGCGGGCCTTTTCACCAGCAGCTTGAACAAGCGCTGGCCGAGTATCTGGGCGTCAAGCATCTGTGTTTATTCACCAACGGCACGCTGGCGCTGCTGACGGCGCTACAGGCGCTGCGCATCACCGGCGAAGTTATCACCACGCCTTATTCGTTTGTGGCGACGTCTCACTCGTTATTGTGGAATAACCTCAAGCCTGTCTTTGTCGATATCGATCCGGTTACCTGCAACCTGGATCCCAAAAAGATTGAAGAAGCGATTACGCCGCTCACGTCCGCCATTCTGCCTGTCCACTGTTATGGTATTCCCTGCGATGTTGATCGGATCCAGAACATTGCAGATGTTTATGGCCTGAAGGTGATTTATGACGCCGCACACTCTTTCGGCGTGAAAAAAGATGGCGACAGTATTCTGAATTATGGCGATCTCTCGATTCTAAGTTTCCACGCGACCAAGGTGTTCAACACCATTGAAGGCGGCGCCATTATTTGTCCCGACGCCAAAATGAAGAAACGGATCGATTATCTGAAAAACTTCGGCTTTGCGGATGAAACCACCGTGGTCGCCCCCGGTATTAACGGCAAAATGAACGAAGTGCAGGCGGCGTTTGGTTTATTGCAACTGAATTATATCGATCAGGCGCTGGAAGACAGAAAACGCATTTATCACTATTACCGCGACGGGCTGGCGCAGATTAATAGCATCAGGACGTTGAGCGTGCCGGATTCAATTGACTGGAATTATGCCTATTTCCCGCTTTTTGTTAATGATTACTCGTTCGATGTGCGCGAGAAACTGTATGACGCCCTGAAAGAGCACGGCATCATGTCGCGCCGGTATTTCTACCCGTTGATCAGCAGCTTCCCGATGTACCGCGGTCTTGGCAGCGCGAGCGCCGAGAATTTGCCGGTGGCGACCGACATCGCCAACGCTGTGTTATGCCTGCCCATTTATCCAGGCCTGGAAACCGGCGATCAGGACCGCATCATTGAGATTATTGGGCGTACGTTGAGTGAAAACGTGCGTTAA